The Flavobacterium faecale genome has a segment encoding these proteins:
- a CDS encoding type II toxin-antitoxin system RelE/ParE family toxin encodes MYFIEKTSEFDKWLRKLKDLRAKAKILMRVQKLENDEHFGECESVGDGIKELKINYAKGYRVYFKEKDGKIIVLLIGGDKSSQQSDIEKAKEIWRSLKK; translated from the coding sequence ATGTACTTTATTGAGAAAACATCAGAATTTGATAAGTGGTTACGAAAACTGAAAGATTTACGTGCCAAAGCAAAAATTTTAATGAGAGTACAAAAATTGGAAAACGACGAACATTTTGGCGAATGTGAATCAGTTGGTGACGGAATAAAAGAACTTAAAATAAATTATGCCAAAGGTTATCGAGTTTACTTCAAAGAAAAAGATGGGAAAATTATAGTCTTATTAATTGGAGGCGACAAATCATCTCAACAAAGTGACATTGAAAAGGCAAAAGAAATCTGGAGATCATTAAAAAAATAG
- a CDS encoding addiction module antidote protein: protein METSKFDISDYLDSNEMIAAYLNEVLENGDETDLVTAIGNVAKTIGMTKIAQKSGLSRPSLYKALSEGAKPQFSTIIKVLKAIGGQVNINPI from the coding sequence ATGGAAACATCAAAATTTGACATATCGGATTATTTAGACAGTAATGAAATGATTGCTGCATATTTAAATGAAGTTTTAGAAAATGGAGACGAAACTGACCTAGTTACAGCAATAGGAAATGTAGCTAAAACAATTGGAATGACTAAAATTGCTCAAAAATCTGGATTGAGTAGACCAAGTTTGTACAAAGCGCTATCTGAAGGAGCTAAACCGCAATTCTCAACAATTATAAAAGTTCTAAAAGCAATAGGTGGTCAAGTAAATATTAATCCCATCTAA
- a CDS encoding mechanosensitive ion channel family protein: protein MKFIFQLFFLLILSQCSYSQTKEQKSEAEKTEVKEVLVAKQVDSANAVVLNAYNKKLEELEVQRLRDSVQQSKLQSKLEKLSTTDNIQKDKLLKQLQEFADKDKERLEFKKRQIDSLRTTAKSYPVMGFFNDTLFAIYNRLGSFSVKDRAEAISNRIQKLADIYQFKKEDIQISASESTVDLMVGESILTSISENDAIWNNTTKEELAKKYKSTIENAVIKYQEETSTETLSKEIGLALLVLLVVGIIIFFIRKGFRKLNQKISEQEGKLLKGITIKNYTLFDTSRQVNVFTSISNVLKWVLTILTIYLSLPILFGIFPWTKHFTDTLIEYIKSPALKIVHGVWDYLPNLVTIIVIVIFFRYVLRLVYFLKTEVENGKLQLSGFYPDWANPTYQIIKVILYAFMGIVIFPYLPGSDSPIFQGVSVFLGVLFTFGSSGSLSNVVAGLVLTYMRLFTIGDRVKIGEVVGDVIEKSMLVTRVRTTKNEIISIPNSTVMNSHTINYSSDAPKNGLILHTTVTIGYDVPWKKVHQSLIDAANRTELLQDTPAPFVLQTSLDDFYVSYQINAYTKEVSKQALIYSNLHANIQDCCNENGIEILSPHYRAARDGSQTTIPEDYLDSNYKAPKFNVSISKED from the coding sequence ATGAAATTTATATTCCAATTATTTTTTCTGTTAATCCTCTCGCAATGCAGTTATTCGCAAACAAAAGAACAAAAATCAGAGGCTGAAAAAACGGAAGTAAAAGAAGTATTGGTTGCTAAGCAAGTCGATTCGGCTAATGCTGTGGTATTGAATGCGTACAATAAAAAACTTGAGGAGTTAGAAGTGCAACGTCTCAGAGATTCGGTACAGCAATCCAAACTTCAATCGAAATTAGAAAAACTTAGTACGACCGACAATATTCAAAAAGATAAACTGCTCAAACAACTCCAGGAGTTTGCAGACAAGGACAAAGAACGTTTGGAGTTCAAAAAACGTCAGATTGATTCACTACGCACCACTGCAAAATCATATCCTGTGATGGGATTTTTTAATGACACATTATTTGCAATCTACAATCGACTAGGAAGTTTTTCGGTCAAAGATAGAGCAGAGGCCATTAGCAATCGTATTCAGAAATTAGCTGATATCTACCAATTCAAAAAAGAAGATATCCAGATTTCAGCTTCCGAGAGTACCGTGGATCTAATGGTAGGAGAAAGTATTTTGACTAGTATTTCAGAAAATGATGCGATTTGGAACAATACAACCAAAGAGGAATTGGCCAAAAAATACAAAAGTACAATTGAGAATGCCGTTATAAAATATCAAGAAGAAACCAGTACAGAAACCTTAAGTAAAGAGATAGGTCTGGCACTGCTAGTACTCCTTGTTGTAGGTATCATTATCTTTTTTATTCGAAAAGGATTTCGAAAATTAAACCAAAAAATCAGTGAGCAAGAAGGAAAATTGCTCAAAGGAATTACGATTAAAAATTACACCTTATTTGATACTAGTAGACAAGTCAACGTTTTTACATCGATTAGTAATGTTTTAAAATGGGTATTGACCATTCTTACAATCTATTTATCGCTACCTATTTTGTTTGGAATTTTTCCTTGGACCAAACATTTTACAGACACGCTTATTGAGTACATAAAAAGTCCAGCCCTGAAAATTGTACATGGCGTTTGGGACTATCTGCCCAATCTGGTAACTATAATCGTAATCGTGATCTTTTTTAGGTATGTGTTACGATTGGTTTATTTCTTAAAAACAGAAGTAGAAAACGGAAAATTGCAACTCTCAGGCTTTTATCCCGACTGGGCCAATCCTACGTATCAAATCATAAAAGTGATCTTGTATGCCTTTATGGGCATTGTTATTTTTCCGTATTTACCAGGTAGTGATTCACCAATTTTTCAAGGAGTTTCGGTATTTTTAGGAGTCTTGTTTACCTTTGGGTCTTCGGGTTCGTTGTCCAATGTGGTAGCGGGTTTGGTGCTTACCTATATGCGCTTGTTTACCATAGGCGACCGTGTAAAAATTGGTGAGGTCGTGGGTGATGTGATCGAAAAATCAATGTTGGTAACGAGAGTTCGAACAACCAAAAACGAAATTATTTCGATTCCGAATTCAACCGTCATGAACAGTCATACCATCAATTACAGTAGTGATGCTCCAAAAAACGGACTTATTCTACATACCACCGTTACTATTGGCTATGATGTACCATGGAAAAAAGTCCATCAAAGTTTAATCGATGCCGCCAATCGTACCGAATTGTTGCAAGATACACCAGCACCGTTTGTGTTGCAAACAAGCTTAGACGATTTTTATGTATCTTACCAAATCAATGCTTATACCAAAGAGGTGAGTAAGCAAGCATTGATTTATTCAAATTTGCATGCCAATATTCAGGATTGCTGTAATGAAAACGGAATCGAAATCTTGTCGCCACATTACCGTGCTGCTAGAGATGGTAGCCAAACTACGATTCCCGAAGACTATTTAGATTCAAATTATAAAGCACCAAAATTTAACGTTTCAATTTCAAAAGAAGATTAG
- a CDS encoding mechanosensitive ion channel family protein — MDDTIQKYLYDPTIGKVSTIVIGIAVIWLLIRVIQRNLLSKIQGNDNHYRAKKFSNYTGYFLTIVLITIVFSDKLGGFTVALGVAGAGIAFALQEVIASFAGWLAIMFGDFYKTGDRVQLGGIKGDVMDIGVLRTTIMETGQWVDGDLYNGRIVLIANSYVFKEPVFNYSGDFPFLWDEIKIPVSYGSDYDLARKLLLEIGAKVAGDLTQQSKEKWAQLQNKFRLEDAQTDPMVSLIANDNWVEFTLRYVVSYKKRRATKTELFTHILKAFEGSNGAIKFASATFQLVEAPDFNVNIKK; from the coding sequence ATGGACGACACAATACAAAAATATTTATATGATCCAACCATTGGAAAAGTGTCTACGATCGTAATTGGGATAGCCGTGATTTGGTTGTTGATTAGAGTGATTCAGCGCAACTTATTGTCCAAAATCCAAGGTAATGACAATCATTACCGCGCTAAGAAATTCAGTAACTATACGGGTTATTTTTTGACTATCGTCTTGATAACTATAGTATTTAGTGATAAGTTGGGTGGTTTTACGGTGGCATTGGGTGTTGCAGGAGCCGGAATTGCATTTGCGCTTCAAGAAGTAATAGCTTCTTTTGCGGGATGGTTGGCCATTATGTTTGGTGATTTTTACAAAACGGGTGATCGCGTTCAGTTGGGCGGAATCAAAGGTGATGTAATGGATATTGGTGTGCTTCGTACTACCATCATGGAGACTGGTCAATGGGTAGATGGAGACTTGTACAACGGACGAATTGTGTTAATTGCCAATAGTTATGTATTCAAAGAACCTGTTTTTAATTATTCAGGGGATTTTCCTTTTTTGTGGGATGAGATTAAGATTCCGGTTTCGTATGGTAGTGACTACGATCTGGCGCGCAAATTGCTTTTAGAAATTGGAGCAAAAGTCGCAGGCGATTTAACCCAACAATCCAAAGAAAAATGGGCACAACTGCAAAATAAGTTTAGATTAGAAGACGCACAAACAGACCCTATGGTTTCGCTTATTGCAAATGATAATTGGGTTGAATTTACGCTGCGCTATGTAGTGAGCTACAAAAAAAGACGAGCGACCAAAACCGAATTGTTTACCCACATCCTAAAAGCGTTTGAAGGTAGTAATGGAGCGATAAAGTTTGCATCGGCAACATTTCAGTTGGTTGAAGCGCCAGATTTTAATGTGAACATTAAGAAGTAA
- the ffh gene encoding signal recognition particle protein yields the protein MFDNLSDKLDKAFHILKGHGKITEVNVADTLKEVRRALLDADVNFKIAKDFTARVKEKAIGQDVLTTLQPGQLLVKLVKDELTELMGGDVAGVNLSGAPTVILMSGLQGSGKTTFSGKLANYLQTKKNKKPLLVACDIYRPAAIQQLYVVGDSIGVEVYSEPENKNPVEIAQNAIKHAKANGFNVVIVDTAGRLAVDKEMMDEIARVHKAIEPQETLFVVDSMTGQDAVNTAKAFNDILNFDGVILTKLDGDTRGGAALSIKTVVNKPIKFVGTGEKMDAIDVFYPIRMAERILGMGDVVSLVERAQEQFDEEEARKLQKKIAKNEFGFDDFLTQIQQVKKMGNMKDLVGMIPGASKAMKDVEIEDDAFKHIEAIIHSMTPLERKKPATIDVKRKARIAKGSGTKIEQVNQLMKQFDQMSKMMKMMQGPGGKNLMKMMGGMKGGMPGGMPGMR from the coding sequence ATGTTTGATAATTTAAGCGATAAACTAGACAAAGCCTTTCATATATTAAAGGGACACGGAAAAATCACCGAAGTAAACGTTGCCGATACGTTGAAAGAAGTACGTCGTGCGTTATTGGATGCCGATGTTAACTTCAAGATTGCAAAAGATTTTACGGCTAGAGTAAAAGAAAAAGCAATTGGTCAAGACGTGTTAACTACTTTACAGCCAGGTCAGTTGTTGGTTAAGTTGGTTAAAGATGAATTGACAGAATTGATGGGTGGTGATGTTGCTGGAGTTAATCTTTCGGGAGCGCCAACGGTGATCTTAATGTCAGGTTTGCAAGGTTCTGGTAAGACCACTTTCTCTGGAAAATTGGCAAATTATCTACAAACAAAAAAGAATAAAAAACCACTTTTGGTGGCTTGTGATATATATCGTCCAGCAGCGATTCAGCAGTTGTATGTAGTAGGAGATTCTATTGGTGTTGAGGTTTACTCTGAGCCAGAAAATAAAAATCCAGTTGAAATTGCACAAAATGCAATCAAACACGCAAAAGCCAATGGATTTAATGTGGTGATTGTCGATACGGCCGGTCGTTTGGCGGTAGACAAAGAAATGATGGACGAGATTGCACGTGTACACAAAGCAATCGAGCCACAAGAAACCTTGTTTGTTGTTGATTCGATGACTGGACAAGATGCTGTGAACACTGCAAAAGCTTTCAACGATATTTTGAATTTTGATGGGGTTATCTTAACCAAATTAGATGGAGATACTCGTGGAGGAGCAGCACTTTCGATCAAAACTGTTGTTAATAAACCAATCAAATTTGTAGGTACGGGTGAGAAAATGGATGCTATTGATGTATTCTATCCTATTCGTATGGCAGAGCGTATCCTTGGAATGGGAGATGTTGTGTCGTTGGTAGAAAGAGCGCAAGAACAATTTGACGAAGAAGAAGCTAGAAAATTACAGAAGAAAATCGCTAAAAACGAATTTGGTTTTGATGATTTCTTGACTCAAATTCAGCAAGTGAAAAAAATGGGTAACATGAAAGACTTAGTCGGAATGATACCTGGAGCTTCCAAAGCAATGAAAGATGTAGAGATTGAAGACGATGCCTTCAAACATATTGAAGCGATTATTCACTCCATGACACCATTAGAAAGAAAAAAACCTGCGACGATTGACGTTAAAAGAAAAGCAAGAATTGCAAAAGGTTCGGGAACCAAAATCGAGCAAGTGAATCAATTGATGAAACAGTTTGACCAAATGAGCAAAATGATGAAGATGATGCAAGGTCCTGGTGGAAAAAATCTAATGAAAATGATGGGTGGTATGAAAGGCGGAATGCCCGGAGGTATGCCTGGAATGAGATAA
- a CDS encoding bifunctional 5,10-methylenetetrahydrofolate dehydrogenase/5,10-methenyltetrahydrofolate cyclohydrolase, translated as MQILDGKKTSEDIKKEIAVEVQEIKANGGKVPHLAAVIVGTNGASLTYVGSKVRSCEQIGFESTLVSLPEDITEEALLAKINELNTDDNLDGFIVQLPLPKHIDEEKILLAINPEKDVDGFHPTNFGRMALEMETFLPATPYGIMELLERYKVETSGKHTVVIGRSHIVGRPMSILLSRKGYPGDSTVTLVHSRTKNIEEFTKMADIIVTALGVPEFLKGDMVKDGVVIIDVGITRVDDASNPKGYVIKGDVDFASVSPKSSFITPVPGGVGPMTIAMLLKNTLLARKIRARNNQ; from the coding sequence ATGCAAATTTTAGACGGGAAAAAAACATCAGAAGATATTAAGAAAGAAATCGCTGTTGAAGTTCAAGAAATCAAAGCAAACGGTGGAAAAGTGCCTCATTTGGCTGCAGTAATTGTAGGGACAAATGGAGCAAGTTTGACATATGTAGGTAGTAAAGTGCGTTCATGTGAGCAAATAGGTTTTGAATCGACTTTGGTGAGTTTGCCAGAAGATATTACCGAAGAAGCTTTGCTGGCTAAAATTAATGAATTGAATACAGATGATAATCTTGATGGTTTCATTGTACAATTACCGTTACCAAAACACATTGACGAAGAAAAAATTCTGCTAGCGATCAATCCAGAAAAAGATGTTGATGGTTTTCATCCAACGAACTTTGGTAGAATGGCACTAGAAATGGAAACATTTTTACCAGCGACTCCTTACGGAATCATGGAATTGCTAGAACGTTACAAAGTTGAAACTTCAGGAAAGCATACTGTTGTAATTGGACGTAGTCATATTGTAGGTCGCCCAATGAGTATTTTGTTGAGTCGCAAAGGATATCCTGGAGATTCAACGGTAACTTTGGTACACAGTAGAACCAAAAACATTGAGGAATTTACCAAAATGGCTGATATTATAGTTACTGCATTAGGGGTGCCTGAATTTTTGAAAGGAGATATGGTCAAAGATGGTGTGGTTATTATTGATGTGGGAATTACTCGTGTTGATGATGCTTCAAATCCAAAAGGATATGTAATTAAAGGAGATGTAGATTTTGCTTCGGTTAGTCCAAAATCGTCCTTTATTACGCCAGTGCCTGGTGGAGTAGGACCGATGACGATTGCCATGCTGCTTAAAAACACGCTTCTAGCTCGAAAAATTAGAGCAAGAAATAATCAATAA
- a CDS encoding ATP-binding protein produces MKTCPKEKDFIKSHSFFTKKEWDSTLYYTARHLAQSKNIELNTYSHFMRGTAFYQKKIFKQAQSEFLAISSHFLFASVVQYKIGTSLIQQEKYKEAIPVFMAVQKDSTNLYYSYLGKELLNNLGVCYLLLKQLDKAEGYLLKYQELEEKSKDTLKLINLYNNLGTLYYEQYKDNQAIPYFEKGYQLAQHVKSFSTKKDAALNMSVVEENRNRLLKAIVYRKEYDQWKDSLNDQNKVWAVAKLEKKFAVKQKQKEVDLLSAENKTRLAERSGLLSSLLLMTLLLAGAGYFYRQKTKQNKIISAQKAILDDLNATKDKLFSIVSHDLRSSVNALKSSNSKLQKNLSTQDYSALNNQLETNSAIANGAYNLLDNLLNWALLQTQQSFFYQESAHLLSLVKHVAHNYEPIMKNKGIVFENEVNTSIYAFVDSDSFKIILRNLVDNAIKFTPENGTIRVYSLPGKTDFVTLVVEDSGTGMPEEKRLELLRPTVLLSKKGKEEGVGTGLGMQLCKSLIERNGGEFAIESEVGVGTRILVSLLISHDV; encoded by the coding sequence ATGAAAACCTGTCCAAAAGAAAAAGACTTTATAAAATCCCATTCTTTTTTTACGAAAAAGGAGTGGGATTCTACTTTGTATTACACAGCCCGGCATTTGGCACAGTCTAAAAATATTGAGTTGAATACGTATTCTCATTTTATGAGAGGAACTGCTTTCTATCAAAAAAAAATTTTTAAACAAGCGCAATCAGAGTTTCTTGCGATTTCTTCTCATTTTCTTTTTGCTTCTGTTGTACAATACAAAATTGGAACATCTTTAATTCAGCAAGAAAAATACAAAGAAGCTATTCCTGTTTTTATGGCTGTTCAAAAAGATAGTACTAATCTTTATTATTCTTATTTAGGTAAAGAATTATTGAATAATTTGGGTGTTTGTTATTTGCTTTTGAAACAATTGGATAAAGCAGAAGGTTACTTACTTAAATACCAAGAACTAGAAGAAAAAAGCAAAGATACGCTCAAATTGATTAATTTATATAATAATTTGGGAACTTTGTATTATGAGCAATATAAGGATAATCAAGCCATACCGTATTTTGAAAAAGGGTATCAGTTAGCTCAACATGTCAAATCATTTAGTACCAAGAAAGACGCTGCTTTGAACATGTCGGTTGTAGAGGAAAATCGCAATCGATTATTGAAAGCCATAGTTTATCGAAAGGAATATGATCAATGGAAAGATTCACTCAACGACCAAAATAAAGTGTGGGCAGTTGCCAAACTAGAGAAAAAATTTGCAGTCAAACAAAAACAAAAAGAAGTTGATTTATTATCGGCTGAGAATAAAACGCGTTTAGCAGAGCGTAGCGGGTTACTTTCGTCTTTACTTTTAATGACATTACTATTGGCTGGTGCGGGGTATTTTTACCGTCAAAAAACAAAACAAAATAAAATTATATCGGCACAAAAAGCCATTTTGGATGATTTGAATGCTACAAAGGATAAACTTTTTTCAATTGTAAGTCATGATTTGCGGTCATCTGTTAATGCTTTGAAAAGTAGTAATTCCAAACTTCAAAAAAACCTTTCCACTCAGGATTATTCGGCCTTAAATAATCAATTAGAAACTAATAGTGCTATTGCTAATGGGGCTTATAATTTATTGGATAATTTGTTAAACTGGGCGCTGCTTCAAACGCAGCAGTCGTTTTTTTATCAGGAGTCGGCGCACTTACTGTCATTGGTTAAACACGTAGCTCACAATTACGAACCCATTATGAAGAATAAAGGGATTGTTTTTGAAAATGAAGTTAATACTTCTATTTATGCTTTCGTTGATAGTGATTCATTCAAAATAATACTACGGAATTTAGTAGATAATGCTATTAAATTTACACCTGAAAACGGAACTATAAGAGTATATTCACTTCCTGGTAAAACAGATTTTGTTACGCTTGTAGTGGAAGACTCAGGAACAGGAATGCCAGAAGAAAAACGATTAGAATTACTGCGACCAACTGTCTTACTTTCGAAAAAAGGAAAAGAAGAAGGTGTAGGAACAGGTTTGGGGATGCAATTATGCAAAAGTTTAATAGAACGTAATGGTGGGGAGTTTGCCATAGAATCTGAGGTTGGAGTTGGTACAAGAATTTTGGTATCCTTGTTAATTTCTCATGATGTTTAG
- a CDS encoding LytR/AlgR family response regulator transcription factor — protein MNSINVLIIEDTPAESDALIEVLTENNYSIVGVARTNAEALQLFYNNPVDIVVIDVFLNGSPDGISFAETINAVPNASKPFVFLTSSKDRQIFERAKLTQPFSFLMKPFNELEILYALEMAVEKFYKQPNVFLSDDQDTVIGQDYLFIKKNKALKKVLLADIIYVEVEDRYCKIVTTAEKFLILMSLSKIMELLNPKTFCRTHRNFLINIEKIIEIVPQDNQIWLENNHSVILSDKYKDFSNQFKILK, from the coding sequence ATGAATTCAATAAACGTTTTGATTATTGAGGATACTCCAGCAGAAAGCGATGCGTTAATCGAGGTTTTAACCGAGAATAATTATAGTATAGTAGGGGTGGCACGCACCAATGCCGAAGCGTTACAGCTTTTTTACAACAATCCGGTTGATATAGTTGTTATTGATGTATTTTTAAACGGAAGTCCAGACGGTATTAGCTTTGCCGAAACAATAAATGCAGTACCAAACGCATCAAAACCATTTGTTTTTTTAACAAGTTCGAAAGACCGTCAAATATTTGAACGAGCAAAACTCACACAGCCTTTTAGTTTTTTGATGAAGCCTTTCAATGAACTTGAAATTCTATATGCTTTGGAAATGGCTGTCGAAAAATTTTACAAACAACCCAATGTCTTTTTGAGTGATGATCAAGATACTGTAATTGGACAAGATTATTTGTTTATAAAGAAAAATAAGGCACTGAAGAAAGTTTTACTAGCTGATATAATCTATGTTGAGGTCGAAGATCGCTATTGTAAAATAGTGACAACTGCTGAGAAGTTCTTGATTTTGATGTCTCTAAGCAAAATAATGGAATTATTGAACCCCAAAACCTTTTGCAGAACGCACAGAAATTTCTTGATCAATATTGAGAAAATTATCGAAATTGTGCCACAAGACAATCAAATCTGGCTTGAAAACAATCATAGTGTGATCTTGAGTGATAAATACAAAGACTTTTCAAATCAGTTTAAGATTTTGAAATAA
- a CDS encoding magnesium transporter CorA family protein has protein sequence MRVFYKNNIGLTATPAWESNCWINIECPTTEEKKYLLDDLQFPEAFYNDIEDIDERPRIEIENGWCLILMRIPVKSNDVKLPFNTIPVGIVFKEDVFVTLSFHKTEMLSDFVLYTQRKKITIKDHFDLVLRLLLSSSIWYLKYLKQVNQKIKLAEDNLEKSIKNEELQALLQIEKCLVFFMTSLKGNDILLHRIRNIKSIKVVLDAELLEDVEIELRQAQETTNIYSDILTGTMDAYASVISNNMNTIMKQMTSISIILMIPTVIASFYGMNVPNTLQNNPFGLWIIVSISIIFSVFGVLLFKRKRWF, from the coding sequence ATGAGAGTATTTTACAAAAACAATATCGGATTAACAGCTACTCCTGCTTGGGAATCTAATTGCTGGATTAATATCGAATGCCCAACTACAGAAGAAAAAAAGTATTTATTGGATGACCTTCAATTTCCCGAAGCCTTTTATAATGATATTGAAGATATAGACGAACGCCCGCGTATCGAAATTGAGAATGGTTGGTGTTTGATTTTGATGCGAATTCCTGTAAAAAGTAATGATGTAAAATTACCATTCAACACTATTCCTGTTGGTATAGTTTTTAAGGAGGATGTTTTTGTAACACTTAGTTTTCACAAGACCGAAATGTTATCGGACTTTGTCCTTTATACGCAAAGAAAAAAAATCACTATCAAGGATCATTTTGATTTGGTACTTAGGTTGTTGTTGTCTTCTAGTATTTGGTACTTAAAGTATTTGAAACAAGTGAATCAAAAAATTAAACTTGCCGAAGACAATTTAGAGAAATCCATCAAAAACGAAGAATTGCAAGCCTTATTACAAATTGAGAAATGTCTAGTCTTTTTTATGACCTCACTTAAAGGGAACGATATTTTACTGCATCGTATTCGAAATATAAAATCAATAAAAGTAGTATTGGATGCCGAATTGCTAGAAGATGTAGAGATTGAATTGCGTCAAGCGCAGGAAACAACTAATATTTATAGTGATATTTTGACGGGAACCATGGATGCGTATGCCTCTGTAATTTCAAACAATATGAATACGATCATGAAGCAAATGACTTCAATTTCGATTATATTAATGATTCCTACAGTTATTGCCAGTTTCTACGGAATGAATGTCCCAAATACCTTGCAGAATAATCCATTTGGTTTATGGATTATAGTTTCCATTTCTATCATTTTTTCAGTTTTCGGAGTACTCTTATTCAAACGAAAACGTTGGTTTTAA
- a CDS encoding winged helix-turn-helix domain-containing protein produces MSIISSLNKDFESRVRLGIMSVLVVNDWVDFTEMKLLLEVTDGNLASHTSGLEKLNYIEVKKEFVGKKPKTSYRVTNSGRLAFAEHLNFLEKLLKL; encoded by the coding sequence ATGAGTATCATTAGTAGCCTAAATAAAGATTTTGAAAGCAGAGTAAGACTTGGTATTATGTCAGTTTTGGTCGTTAATGATTGGGTAGATTTTACCGAAATGAAGTTATTATTAGAGGTTACAGATGGTAATTTGGCAAGCCATACTTCCGGATTAGAAAAATTAAATTATATCGAGGTGAAGAAAGAGTTTGTTGGGAAAAAGCCCAAAACGTCCTATCGCGTAACCAATTCTGGCCGTCTGGCCTTTGCAGAACACTTGAATTTTCTTGAAAAATTATTAAAACTATAG
- a CDS encoding DUF4173 domain-containing protein, translated as MKKYHLIFGSTVVFSFLFYNESLGLNFALFALFLVTLIWLHFKNKGLAFKFFTVTTVMSALAFAWYGDGASFWALFFSLVFLQFQNQEVKLKLLQAIPIVIINGITSLGRPFIFRQWLPQLEIDNNSAKKLIAYLIIPILFVTVFFVAYSFGSDTFSGIFDYELDLDILDVILIASLGFYISFGFWNYFTPDYCYTFDKLLDNEFATSENEEIKPSFSFLDLEFERKSGEISLILLNVMLLVFIISYNYEQFFKVYPISNLSSATHDRVNAVIISIIMAVGVILFYFKKGFNFDSKAILLKLLAKIWIGLNGILIVSSAVKNSEYILHYGMTYKRLGVYAFLVITLIGLGITFYKIKNKKTNAFLFNQMILCLYGFLLLCSFVNWGNIITQYNVAVGKGNDKDFLEYIEYNDEVYFELFPEERTKERNKATKILDNQNDSFLSKSLYYENIDLK; from the coding sequence ATGAAAAAATATCATTTAATCTTCGGATCAACAGTAGTCTTCAGCTTTTTATTTTACAACGAATCACTCGGTCTAAACTTCGCATTGTTTGCGCTATTTTTGGTAACCTTGATTTGGTTGCACTTTAAAAATAAAGGATTAGCTTTTAAATTTTTTACCGTTACAACAGTGATGTCTGCCCTAGCATTTGCCTGGTATGGTGATGGAGCCTCTTTTTGGGCCTTATTCTTTTCGTTAGTTTTCTTGCAGTTCCAAAATCAGGAAGTGAAACTGAAGTTATTACAAGCTATTCCAATTGTAATTATCAATGGAATCACTTCACTAGGTCGTCCATTCATTTTTAGACAATGGCTTCCTCAGTTAGAAATAGACAATAATAGTGCAAAGAAATTAATAGCCTATTTAATTATTCCGATACTCTTTGTTACCGTGTTTTTTGTTGCCTATTCTTTCGGTAGTGACACCTTTTCGGGGATATTTGATTATGAGTTGGACCTAGATATATTGGATGTTATTCTGATAGCTAGTTTGGGATTTTATATTTCATTTGGCTTTTGGAATTATTTTACCCCGGACTATTGCTACACTTTTGATAAATTATTAGATAATGAATTTGCTACCTCTGAGAACGAAGAAATAAAACCTAGTTTTTCATTCTTAGATTTGGAGTTTGAAAGGAAAAGTGGTGAGATTTCGTTAATACTACTAAATGTTATGCTATTAGTATTTATTATCAGTTATAATTATGAACAGTTTTTCAAGGTATATCCTATTAGTAATTTAAGTTCGGCAACGCACGATAGAGTCAATGCAGTAATTATTTCCATTATTATGGCAGTGGGAGTGATTTTATTCTATTTCAAAAAAGGATTTAATTTTGATAGCAAAGCTATTTTGCTAAAGCTGTTAGCTAAGATCTGGATTGGTTTGAATGGTATTTTGATTGTTAGTTCTGCAGTCAAAAATTCAGAATACATTTTACATTACGGAATGACTTATAAAAGATTGGGGGTTTATGCTTTTCTGGTCATCACGCTTATAGGTTTGGGTATCACTTTTTATAAAATTAAAAACAAAAAGACTAATGCGTTCCTGTTTAATCAAATGATTTTGTGCCTGTATGGATTTTTATTGCTCTGTTCTTTTGTGAATTGGGGAAATATTATAACACAGTACAATGTAGCTGTTGGTAAAGGGAATGATAAAGATTTTCTAGAATATATAGAATACAATGATGAAGTTTATTTTGAATTATTTCCCGAAGAACGGACTAAAGAACGTAATAAAGCAACTAAAATATTAGATAACCAAAATGATAGTTTTTTGTCTAAATCTTTGTACTACGAAAACATTGATTTGAAATAA